TGCTCAACAGGAAACGAGGCCCCCAATGGTTCGCGATCACGTCGTTCGCTTGACTCCAGAAGGAAAAGAACGCCTGGCCGAGGAACTCGAGCACCTTCGTCACACGAAGATGCCCGAGCTCACCGCCCGCATCCAGGACGCTAACGAGCACGGAGATATCTCCGACAACAGCGAGTACGAAGATCTCAAGGAAGAAGTGGTGCTGACCGACGCGCGCATCACCGAGCTCGAGTATCTGCTCGAAACCGCAGAGATCGTCGAGCCGCCGACCGGTGGTGCGATTGGTCTTGGTTCGACGGTGACCATCGTCAGCGACGATGGGGAGTCGGAAGTCTGGCGTCTGGTGAGCCCGGAGGAAGCAGATACCCGCGTCGGCACGATTTCGACCGACTCTCCCGTCGGTGCAGCGTTGATCGGTCGCAAGAAAGGTGACACGACCACGGTCGAAACGCCCGGTGGCGCCATTACCTACACCGTGAAGAAAGTCAGCTAGCTGGCCGCGGCGCGCATGATGTGATTGCTGCCGGGTGCCTGAACCAGAGCGCCCGGCATTTTTTTGTCCATGGAACGAGCAATGACTGAAACAAACCCAGCGGAACCAGAACTTTCAGAGTTGCAGCGCGTCCGGCTGGACAAGGTGCATGAGTTCCGCGCTGACGGTGTGGAACCGTATCCAACACGATCGAGCCGCACGCACACGTCAGCGCAAGCGATCGACCTGTTCGAGTCGGACGAAGGCGAAGGAGCGGCGGAACACCACGTCACGGTCGGTGGTCGGATCGCCGCGATTCGGCACATGGGCAAGACCATTTTCGTTCAACTGCGCGACGGATTCGGCACCATTCAGCTCTATCTTCGCAAGGACGAGATGGGCGACGACGCGTTCCTCGCGTTTCTGCATCGGTTCGACCTGGGCGACTGGGTGGAGGCCTCCGGCACTCTCTTCCGCACTAAGACCGGCGAGATCTCCGTGCGGAGTTCCGCGGTCACGATGCTCGCGAAATCGCTCAACGCCCCCCCCGACAAGTATCACGGCTTGCAGGACATCGAACTGCGCTACCGGCAGCGCTATGCCGACCTGATCGCCAACATCGAAGTGCGGCGCGTGTTCGAGATCCGTGCCAGGTTGATCACGGCGTTCCGCGAGTATCTGGACAGCAATGGGTATCTCGAAGTGGAAACTCCGGTGCTCCAGCCGCTCTATGGCGGCGCGGCGGCACGTCCCTTCACGACGCACCACAACGCGCTCGACCAGACGTTCTACCTTCGCATCGCAGACGAGCTCTATCTCAAGCGCCTGATTGCTGGTGGCTTCGAGCGGGTGTACGAGATCAGCAAGGACTTCCGCAACGAAGGCGTGGACAAGAACCACTCGCCCGAGTTCACCATGCTCGAGTTCTACGAGGCATTCGCCGACTACACCACGATGATGGACCGCATCCAGGGAATGCTTCAGCTCGCGGCGCAGAAGATCTTCGGCGGCCTCGTATTCGAATCGCAGGGTCATCTGATCGATCTCGGCGGAGAGTGGCCGCGCAAGAGCCTGCGCCAGGCAATCCTCGATGGCTCAGGTGTCGATTACGCCATCTATCCGGATCAACCATCGCTCCTGGCCGCCGCGCGCGCGGCCGGGACCAATGTGGAGAGCGATACCGTTTGGCCACGGATCGTCGACGAGCTGCTCAAGCAGTTCGTACGTCCGTTCCTGGTGCAGCCGACCTTCCTCGTGGACTATCCGGTCGAGCTCTCCCCTCTCGCGAAGCGGAAATCTGACGATCCAACACATGCCGAACGCTTTCAGCTCTACATTGCGGGCGCTGAGCTAGCGAACTCGTTCACCGAGCTTAACGACCCGATCGATCAATGGGTGCGTTTCACCGAGCAGCAGAAGGACAAGGATGCCGGCGATCAAGACGCGATGCCGATCGACATGGACTTCATCAATGCGCTCATGTACGGTATGCCGCCCACCGGCGGACTGGGTATCGGGATCGACCGGGCAGCCATGGTTTTCGCCAATCAGTCGACGATACGCGACGTCATCCTCTTTCCGGCCATGCGCAACCTGCCGTCGGCTCCCGGCGAAGCGGATGACGCCGGGAGCGAATGATCTGGTGCGCTACAATGTGGCCGCTAGGGAACGATCGTTCGTACCGCGCGAACAGGCGCGGATCAGGTCAAACGGATTCTGGAGAGGCGCATGAGCGAACAGTCGAACGGCTATCTCGAAAAG
The nucleotide sequence above comes from Thermomicrobiales bacterium. Encoded proteins:
- the greA gene encoding transcription elongation factor GreA; the protein is MVRDHVVRLTPEGKERLAEELEHLRHTKMPELTARIQDANEHGDISDNSEYEDLKEEVVLTDARITELEYLLETAEIVEPPTGGAIGLGSTVTIVSDDGESEVWRLVSPEEADTRVGTISTDSPVGAALIGRKKGDTTTVETPGGAITYTVKKVS
- the lysS gene encoding lysine--tRNA ligase, whose translation is MTETNPAEPELSELQRVRLDKVHEFRADGVEPYPTRSSRTHTSAQAIDLFESDEGEGAAEHHVTVGGRIAAIRHMGKTIFVQLRDGFGTIQLYLRKDEMGDDAFLAFLHRFDLGDWVEASGTLFRTKTGEISVRSSAVTMLAKSLNAPPDKYHGLQDIELRYRQRYADLIANIEVRRVFEIRARLITAFREYLDSNGYLEVETPVLQPLYGGAAARPFTTHHNALDQTFYLRIADELYLKRLIAGGFERVYEISKDFRNEGVDKNHSPEFTMLEFYEAFADYTTMMDRIQGMLQLAAQKIFGGLVFESQGHLIDLGGEWPRKSLRQAILDGSGVDYAIYPDQPSLLAAARAAGTNVESDTVWPRIVDELLKQFVRPFLVQPTFLVDYPVELSPLAKRKSDDPTHAERFQLYIAGAELANSFTELNDPIDQWVRFTEQQKDKDAGDQDAMPIDMDFINALMYGMPPTGGLGIGIDRAAMVFANQSTIRDVILFPAMRNLPSAPGEADDAGSE